A single genomic interval of Armigeres subalbatus isolate Guangzhou_Male chromosome 1, GZ_Asu_2, whole genome shotgun sequence harbors:
- the LOC134207974 gene encoding uncharacterized protein LOC134207974 isoform X2 — MDMTSLEFIAATVVPVLALLFVGTIGFVNLFHIVRKRFPIRVNCWFCNTNTRVPYESNNSWFCPSCTQYNGFTEDGDYNREIPAQYQSRLNPQANITDDDKISYSAPQNGLCFGCNRNQELKIHQLASFVPDVDENYDEEVEEYKRQLEQTYKLCSRCERVVKRTLNDVKRNILGSKLAQIGTKGLKVFDMHMEANDKQNSARRRKSIANACLGVITLLLLMKIVQVAAPFALNLKRLESSLHPNISQAVLIVVSYIVAVKDTFLAQWNGIVEKPTIVDSVNQLESVKNVFSYYWKEKVNFPENFSDALRESTEMIIPRHILSNLALIGLSATMLTMKLHVGNLKPIVVITCSMIEIMLKADLVRQIVNVDTNLDSVWVLLASISLVAALSCIGKTTPKVNPSDNVNSSFHKIYSQQANDADCSDTIDDSSSILEDSSIHTRKEYQPERPPPVNNLSAKSMDTTKSISPSALSASTLRPFLDSSFSSQIQSPRSHYGSALNVNRLNATFQEQSFRSISQQGLKAQTPSISVDNFHSAIAGPNDSSLGYGFSKYGYSTNCLNKSAIFEEDRFGDDIDRLSISGHLSVSRKDLTMVT, encoded by the exons ATGGATATGACATCACTGGAGTTTATCGCCGCAACGGTCGTGCCGGTGTTAGCGCTGCTATTCGTGGGAACTATCGGATTTGTGAACCTTTTCCACATCGTGCG aaaacgCTTTCCGATACGCGTAAATTGCTGGTTTTGTAATACCAATACAAGAGTCCCTTACGAAAGCAACAATTCCTGGTTTTGTCCAAGCTGCACTCAGTACAACGGATTTACGGAG GATGGGGACTACAACAGGGAAATCCCAGCCCAGTATCAAAGCCGACTGAATCCCCAGGCGAACATCACCGACGATGACAAGATCAGCTACTCGGCCCCGCAGAATGGCCTATGTTTCGGTTGTAATCGCAATCAGGAACTGAAAATACACCAACTGGCTTCGTTCGTCCCGGACGTGGACGAAAACTACGATGAGGAAGTGGAGGAGTACAAACGGCAGTTGGAGCAGACATATAAACTGTGTTCACGCTGTGAGCGAGTTGTGAAGCGCACACTGAATGATGTCAAACGAAATATTCTTGGTTCCAAGTTAGCTCAGATCGGCACCAAAGGCCTGAAAGTGTTTGACATGCACATGGAAGCAAATGATAAGCAAAATTCAGCCCGGCGACGCAAATCGATTGCGAATGCATGCCTGGGCGTTATTACACTGTTGCTGTTGATGAAAATTGTCCAAGTGGCAGCTCCGTTTGCGCTTAACTTGAAACGACTCGAATCGTCGCTTCATCCAAACATTTCACAAGCAGTTCTTATTGTGGTCTCGTATATAGTGGCAGTCAAGGACACTTTTCTCGCTCAATGGAATGGAATCGTAGAGAAACCCACCATAGTGGATAGTGTCAATCAGCTGGAGAGTGTCAAAAACGTCTTCTCTTATTATTGGAAGGAGAAAGTGAATTTCCCGGAAAACTTTAGTGATGCACTACGCGAGAGCACCGAAATGATCATCCCAAGGCATATTCTATCCAACTTAGCTCTAATTGGCCTATCGGCAACAATGCTGACAATGAAGCTTCATGTGGGAAACCTAAAACCAATCGTTGTTATCACTTGCAGTATGATAGAAATTATGCTTAAGGCGGATTTGGTTCGGCAGATCGTTAACGTTGACACAAATCTTGATTCGGTTTGG gTCCTGCTGGCATCGATCTCACTAGTGGCCGCCCTCAGTTGCATCGGAAAAACGACGCCCAAGGTAAACCCCTCAGACAACGTCAATTCCAGCTTCCACAAAATCTACTCCCAGCAAGCAAACGATGCCGACTGCTCGGACACGATCGACGACAGCAGCTCTATACTAGAGGATTCTTCTATTCATACACGTAAGGAATATCAGCCAGAGAGGCCGCCGCCGGTGAATAATCTAAGTGCCAAATCGATGGATACCACCAAGTCCATTAGTCCTTCCGCTCTGAGCGCTTCCACCTTGCGCCCATTCCTCGACAGTTCGTTCAGCAGTCAGATTCAATCGCCTAGATCCCATTACGGATCAGCATTGAATGTGAATCGACTGAATGCCACTTTCCAAGAACAGTCCTTCCGCAGCATTAGTCAGCAAGGCCTAAAAGCACAAACTCCGTCCATTTCGGTAGACAACTTCCACTCTGCCATCGCTGGACCGAATGATTCTTCTCTCGGGTATGGTTTCAGCAAATACGGCTACTCTACAAACTGCCTTAACAAATCGGCCATTTTTGAAGAGGACCGCTTCGGTGACGATATCGATCGTCTTAGCATAAGCGGCCACTTATCGGTATCTCGAAAAGATCTCACAATG GTAACGTAG
- the LOC134218079 gene encoding methionyl-tRNA formyltransferase, mitochondrial produces MKILNSMCHNVFAFRRKLPHLLPFTTRQWCSQTGTSRLRILFFGTDNFSLPSLKVLNENLKSAGTVSSLEVVTSFKAKQNPLKLYSEAEQLQLHDWPLKRPSVGVDFDLGVVVSFGHLIPESLISAFRLGMLNVHASLLPKLRGAAPIVHAIRNGDTETGITIMKIKPRHFDIGEILTQRRVPISEHILMPELHSQLADIGASTLLHCIENLDRYYSKSKVQNSPDATYAPKIEAKFCEVRWAEMTAKQVYDLYRSLYSYKPLITRLGKDPVKIFRLSYSSERDSELQAGFIRYCRKTKRLRVGCQDRSTVVIEQLSIGGKKVMSAQEFSNGFLSKIEPPDRVFR; encoded by the exons atgaaaatattAAACAGTATGTGCCACAATGTGTTTGCGTTCCGGAGGAAACTGCCACATCTGCTGCCATTCACAACTCGTCAGTGGTGCTCACAAACCGGTACATCAAGATTACGGATTCTGTTCTTCGGAACAGACAACTTTTCGTTACCCAGCCTGAAGGTTCTCAATGAAAACTT GAAATCGGCCGGAACCGTATCGTCCCTGGAAGTGGTGACATCGTTCAAGGCCAAACAGAACCCACTCAAGCTGTACTCGGAAGCGGAACAGTTGCAGCTGCATGATTGGCCTCTGAAGCGGCCATCCGTAGGAGTGGATTTTGATCTCGGTGTGGTCGTGTCCTTTGGGCACTTGATTCCCGAATCTTTGATATCTGCATTTCGTTT GGGAATGTTGAACGTTCACGCTAGTTTGTTACCAAAACTAAGGGGAGCTGCTCCAATTGTGCACGCTATTCGAAATGGTGATACGGAAACGGGAATCACCATCATGAAGATCAAACCCAGGCATTTCGATATCGGAGAG ATACTGACCCAAAGAAGGGTTCCAATATCGGAACATATACTGATGCCGGAGCTTCATAGTCAATTAGCAGATATCGGTGCCTCTACGCTACTTCATTGCATCGAAAATTTGGATCGGTACTATTCCAAGTCAAAGGTTCAAAATAGTCCGGATGCTACTTATG CTCCAAAAATAGAGGCCAAGTTCTGCGAAGTTCGATGGGCAGAGATGACCGCCAAACAGGTTTATGATTTGTATCGTTCTTTGTATTCGTACAAACCATTGATCACACGATTGGGAAAAGATCCGGTGAAAATATTTAGGCTCAGTTACTCATCCGAACGAGATTCGGAGCTTCAAGCAGGATTTATTCGATACTGTCGAAAAACCAAGCGATTACGAGTCGGTTGTCAAGATAGAAGTACGGTCGTTATCGAACAGCTGTCTATTGGAGGAAAAAAAGTTATGAGTGCTCAAGAATTCAGCAATGGTTTTCTTAGTAAAATAGAACCCCCTGATAGAGTGTTTCGGTAG